One genomic region from Vitis riparia cultivar Riparia Gloire de Montpellier isolate 1030 chromosome 17, EGFV_Vit.rip_1.0, whole genome shotgun sequence encodes:
- the LOC117904805 gene encoding mediator of RNA polymerase II transcription subunit 30, with amino-acid sequence MEDKVMKATQELALEGQKHLEETIESAFQILSSMNDELCNPTLWSTPPPPATAASSHSSASLNGDASSDFSHHMEIAGGGALDDARLRYKSSVASLRAVLNAIQSSQKAKAFEASSAASGSASQADQAEIEKLEERASNLRKELADKNKYLKLLIDQLRDLITDISTWQSPCSV; translated from the exons ATGGAAGATAAAGTTATGAAAGCAACGCAGGAGCTAGCATTGGAAGGCCAGAAGCATCTTGAAGAAACCATAGAATCAGCGTTCCAGATCCTGTCCTCCATGAACGACGAGCTCTGCAACCCTACTCTTTGGTCAACTCCTCCGCCTCCGGCCACGGCCGCCAGTTCCCACTCCTCCGCATCCCTAAATGGGGACGCTTCGTCTGATTTCTCGCACCACATGGAGATTGCCGGTGGTGGAGCTCTCGACGACGCTCGCCTTCGCTACAAATCCTCCGTGGCTTCGCTGCGTGCTGTTCTCAACGCAATCCAAAGTTCTCAAAAG GCAAAAGCATTTGAAGCAAGTTCGGCAGCAAGTGGTTCAGCGTCTCAAGCGGATCAAGCTGAAATTGAGAAGTTAGAGGAGCGTGCCTCTAATTTAAGAAAG GAGCTTGCAGACAAGAACAAGTATCTCAAGCTTCTCATAGATCAGCTTCGAGATCTCATTACAGACATATCGACATGGCAAAGTCCGTGTTCCGTGTGA
- the LOC117903942 gene encoding protein NUCLEAR FUSION DEFECTIVE 4-like: MVMLDLREKVRAFVNNRWLVFVCAMWVQSWAGIGYLFGSISPVIKSAMGYNQRQVAMLGVAKDLGDSIGFVAGSLCEVLPIWGIMLIGVVQNFVGYGVVWLVVTQKLPSLPLWVLCLCIFVGTNGETYFNTGALVSCVQNFPKNRGPVVGILKGFAGLSGAIITQIYTMINAPNAAALIFMVAVGPSMVVIALMFIVRPVGGHKQLRPSDSSSFLFTFSLCLILAAYLLGVLLLEDLVGLSQALVTLLTVLLIVIILLPVVIPIILVFFSGPIAPSEEAFLPEPQKQESGKSEQDGEEVILSEVEDEKPVEVDSLPASERHKRIAQLQAKLFQAAAEGAVRVKRKRGPRRGEDFTLMQALIKADFWLIFVSLLLAAGSGLTIIDNMGQMCESLGYSDTSVFVSMISIWNFLGRVGGGYFSESIVRNFAFPRPVSMAMFQVLMSVGLLYYALAWPGAIYVVSVLIGLGYGAHWAIVPAAASELFGLKSFGALYNFLTLSSSIGTLIFSEVIASGIYDHYAEKQAALKQHSLGAMAGLPLGKDESLSCEGYICYSITCGVMSGLCLVAVVLSLIVVHRTKSVYANLYGRSQA; encoded by the exons ATGGTGATGCTTGATCTGCGGGAGAAAGTCAGGGCTTTCGTCAACAACAGATGGCTGGTGTTTGTGTGTGCAATGTGGGTGCAGTCATGGGCCGGGATCGGGTACCTGTTTGGGAGCATTTCGCCGGTGATAAAGAGTGCCATGGGGTATAATCAGAGGCAGGTGGCTATGTTGGGTGTGGCCAAGGATTTGGGAGATAGTATTGGGTTCGTAGCAGGGAGTTTATGTGAGGTTTTGCCAATCTGGGGAATTATGCTCATTGGGGTGGTGCAGAACTTTGTTGGGTATGGTGTGGTTTGGCTTGTGGTGACTCAGAAACTGCCCAGTTTGCCTCTGTGGGTG CTGTGCCTTTGTATATTTGTTGGAACAAATGGTGAGACCTACTTCAATACAGGAGCTCTGGTTTCATGTGTGCAGAACTTCCCCAAAAACCGGGGTCCCGTTGTGGGCATACTGAAGGGCTTTGCTGGGTTAAGCGGCGCAATTATTACTCAGATATACACTATGATCAATGCCCCTAATGCAGCCGCACTTATTTTCATGGTTGCAGTCGGGCCATCTATGGTAGTCATTGCTCTGATGTTTATAGTTAGACCTGTGGGAGGTCACAAACAACTTAGGCCCTCTGATAGTTCAAGCTTCTTATTTACCTTCAGTCTTTGCCTCATCCTGGCTGCTTATCTGCTGGGGGTCTTGCTGCTTGAGGATCTAGTTGGTTTGAGCCAAGCTCTAGTCACATTGCTCACTGTTCTTCTGATCGTTATAATATTGCTTCCAGTTGTAATTCCCATCATATTAGTCTTTTTCTCTGGACCAATAGCTCCATCAGAGGAGGCCTTTCTCCCTGAGCCTCAGAAACAAGAGTCCGGCAAGTCTGAGCAGGATGGGGAAGAGGTCATTCTCAGTGAGGTCGAAGACGAGAAGCCGGTGGAAGTTGATTCACTTCCAGCATCCGAAAGGCATAAGCGAATAGCCCAGTTGCAAGCCAAGCTCTTCCAAGCAGCTGCAGAAGGAGCTGTGAGGGTGAAGAGGAAACGAGGACCGCGCAGAGGAGAGGATTTTACCTTAATGCAGGCACTAATAAAGGCTGATTTTTGGCTCATCTTCGTATCCCTTCTACTAGCTGCTGGATCCGGCTTGACAATTATTGACAACATGGGCCAGATGTGTGAGTCTCTGGGGTACAGCGATACGAGCGTATTTGTCTCCATGATCAGCATTTGGAACTTCCTGGGACGGGTTGGGGGCGGCTACTTCTCTGAAAGTATTGTAAG AAACTTCGCCTTCCCAAGACCAGTGTCAATGGCAATGTTTCAAGTCCTCATGTCAGTTGGGCTGCTCTACTACGCCTTAGCCTGGCCTGGGGCGATATACGTCGTGAGCGTCCTAATAGGACTAGGCTACGGTGCCCACTGGGCAATTGTCCCTGCAGCAGCCTCAGAGCTCTTTGGTTTGAAAAGCTTCGGGGCATTATACAACTTCCTCACACTGTCAAGTTCTATTGGTACTCTCATATTCTCTGAGGTCATTGCCAGTGGCATATACGACCACTACGCAGAGAAACAAGCTGCCCTCAAGCAGCATAGCTTGGGAGCCATGGCTGGTCTGCCTCTTGGAAAAGATGAATCATTGAGTTGTGAAGGGTACATATGCTATTCCATCACTTGTGGCGTCATGTCAGGACTCTGCCTTGTTGCAGTTGTGCTGAGCTTGATTGTCGTTCATAGGACCAAAAGTGTTTATGCCAATCTCTATGGAAGATCTCAGGCATGA
- the LOC117904214 gene encoding uncharacterized protein LOC117904214, with protein MAPPMKQLLETMCGGDFMNKNPDEAFQFLDYVAEVSRSWDEPIVKEPSRDRTMNRARASGVYTLPEGLDVQAKLATVMRRLDDLESKGVQEVQIVNEGARYVYEQANALGTYKQYSSNSPYSNTYNPGWRNHPNLSWRGGNNGQFQQQGNRFQGNQTNGQQGFQPQGMPSQNFQQQHQTSSSNSSLEDMMREFIQKQDKRNEDQSRINAQTSQELVDIRTTLSQLAVSLSQEKGKFPAQPQKNPRGVNEVSKVQKEDCNAVITLRNGKEYEGPKLPVSEDIPARDEPTVEKNVRNEKASENEEVIRHKVGDKTLEILEVLKQVKINIPLLDMIKQVPAYAKFLKDLCTQLGLGELKATTITLSLADRSIKVPRGVVEDVLVQVEKFYYPVDFVVLDTEPLKKGMNSVPIILGRPFLATANALINCRNGLMHYLLGT; from the exons ATGGCACCACCAATGAAACAACTTctcgagactatgtgtggaggagatttcatgaataaaaacccCGATGAAGCATTTCAATTCCTTGATTATGTTGCTGAGGTATCTAGAAGTTGGGATGAACCAATCGTCAAGGAACCATCTAGAGATAGAACAATGAACAGAGCAAGAGCTAGTGGAGTGTATACCTTACCAGAGGGTTTAGATGTCCAAGCAAAGTTAGCAACCGTTATGAGAAGGTTGGATGATTTGGAATCCAAGGGAGTTCAAGAGGTACAAATAGTCAATGAGGG TGCAAGATATGTTTACGAGCAAGCCAATGCCTTAGGGACATACAAGCAATATTCTAGCAACTCTCCATATTCCAACACTTATAATCCgggttggaggaatcatccaaatctatcATGGAGGGGAGGTAACAATGGCCAGTTTCAACAGCAAGGAAACCGATTTCAGGGTAATCAGACTAATGGGCAGCAAGGCTTTCAACCACAAGGTATGCCATCTCAGAATTTTCAACAGCAACATCAAACCTCATCATCTAACTCAAGCCTGGAAGACATGATGAGAGAGTTTATACAGAAGCAAGACAAGCGTAATGAAGATCAAAGTAGGATAAATGCTCAAACATCTCAAGAACTAGTGGATATTCGAACCACTTTGAGCCAACTTGCTGTAAGTTTAtctcaagagaaaggaaaattcccAGCTCAACCACAGAAAAATCCGAGAGGAGTAAATGAAGTTTCTAAAGTGCAAAAGGAAGATTGCAATGCAGTTATCACACTCAGAAATGGGAAAGAATATGAAGGGCCCAAGTTACCTGTAAGTGAAGATATTCCTGCTAGAGATGAACCAACTGTGgagaaaaatgttagaaatgagAAAGCGTCTGAAAATGAGGAAGTCATT AGACACAAAGTGGGGGATAAGACTTTAgagattttggaagttttgaaGCAAGTGAAGATCAACATTCCACtccttgatatgatcaagcaagttccTGCTTATGCAAAGTTCCTCAAAGACTTATGCACT caattgggattgGGAGAGCTTAAGGCTACTACCATTACACTCTCTTTAGCAGACCGTTCGATTAAAGTACCCAGAGGAGTAGTCGAAGATGTTTTGGTGCAAGTTGAAAAGTTCTACTACCCAGTGGACTTTGTGGTGTTAGATACAGAACCATTGAAAAAGGGTATGAATTCTGTTCCAATTATTCTTGGAAGACCTTTCCTTGCTACAGCCAATGCTCTCATTAACTGTCGAAATGGATTGATGCATTATCTTTTGGGAACATGA
- the LOC117904213 gene encoding uncharacterized protein LOC117904213, producing the protein MECNKDEAIRAKGISERKMTEKDMAGARKFAMKAQNLYPGLDGLPQLLATIDVYVASERKVNGEVDWYGVLGVDPSADDDTIRKHYRKLALVLHPDKNKLEVADGAFKILSEAWSLLSDKAKRTAYDLKRNPRGANLKVPSGSRPAPATGNNGGHSFTSSNNTARNRSAPQTGNNGGRASSNNTTRNQSASRTSNNGAHNFTSNNTTRNQSAPPTGNNGGHNFTRSNNTNRNRSAPVSNSGAHNFTSSDNTMMNQSAPAGNNGVHRAKDDKRTTNPKPARPPPSSSKPNTFWTLCSLCRMQYEYLRTYLNHTLLCPNCHEPFLAFETPPPPAYTHGSYTPWTAYQQKQSSNQQTGLHTTKENTVSSGKDPASTPNAEPACSSGVASFNHANNASGSYSKSDSVRTTASASSCAQSTHGFQPTYEKLEREHKEAKTTAMKEPTLPRKTTVSKKSGGLATGASNIGSSSVFKGESPVKRRRINEFSPNDSRSQGTNQMRMENGGAGIGNLPGFQNCNSEMGRINASRSTRLDIRREPSQLEIRNMLMEKARRELVKKLSEWSSAAESKASVQEEQEKEKEKPKAAVSGRKSNASKPSESADTINRIWPKTLSATLPTDADENETEPMTMSVPDPDIHDFDKDRTELSFGENQVWAAYDDDDGMPRYYAMIHSVISLKPFKLRISWLNAKSNTELAPLNWVVSGFSKTSGEFRIGKQMDNDSLNSFSHKVKWTKGVRGRIQIYPRKGDVWALYRNWSPDWDELTPDEVIHKYEMVEVIKDYNEDQGVVVVPLVKVSGFKTVFHQHLDPNKVRMIPREELFRFSHQVPSYLLTGQEAENAPKGCLELDPAATPVELLQVITDFKEEETAVTSEKGNEEVEEISYSDQTVFCQNLEHALKSLSCTSNFGSVYLLPVSAIFEQSLECATSEHSFEVPPLEVPSNMPEKRSDCVHGGFMSKVEDDQRPAHASLSRPLPSRSDTFWAMCSGCKMEYEYLKTFLKHTLICVHCRQAFVALESPPSSPVSRAGRTKRKRVHDHKSDTERRWEMGPSRFQMGCCDSFSARELSEIQARNILVQKSRREISKKMREWAAGCSDCTDTATVSMALGHGRIGKRFYAMMMSVTELDIHDFDKHRTEKCFRENQVWAAYDNGDGMPRCYAIVHSVESLEPFRIRISWLNTKSRSTEMASVNWVCSGFMKTSGDFQVGKLVDYDSLISFSHRVKWTKVGGGAIRIYPRKGEVWAVYRNWSPDWNELTPDEVIQKYNVVEVIMGDYEWDHRHGGVAVIPLVKVSGFKAVFHRHLDPNAVRMIPREELFRFSHQVPSVVLTGREAENAPKGCRELDPAATPLELLEVITVSEEEESVRTAELD; encoded by the exons ATGGAGTGTAATAAAGATGAGGCAATCAGGGCTAAAGGAATTTCTGAGAGGAAGATGACAGAAAAGGACATGGCTGGAGCAAGAAAGTTTGCTATGAAAGCCCAAAACTTGTATCCTGGGCTGGATGGTCTTCCTCAGCTGCTTGCAACCATTGATGTCTATGTTGCTTCTGAGAGAAAAGTTAATGGGGAAGTTGACTGGTATGGAGTTCTTGGTGTGGATCCCTCAGCTGATGATGACACCATAAGGAAGCATTACAGGAAACTGGCTCTAGTTCTCCACCCTGACAAAAACAAGTTGGAAGTGGCAGATGGGGCATTTAAAATTCTGTCTGAAGCCTGGAGTTTGTTGTCTGATAAAGCCAAGAGAACTGCATATGATTTGAAGCGCAATCCAAGGGGTGCAAACCTGAAAGTCCCTAGTGGGAGTCGGCCAGCACCAGCAACTGGTAACAATGGTGGTCATAGTTTTACCAGTAGTAACAATACAGCCAGGAATCGATCAGCACCACAAACTGGTAACAATGGTGGTCGTGCCAGCAGTAACAATACAACTAGGAATCAATCAGCATCTCGGACTAGTAACAATGGTGCTCATAATTTTACCAGTAACAATACAACCAGGAATCAATCAGCACCACCAACTGGTAACAATGGTGGTCATAATTTTACCAGAAGTAACAATACCAACAGGAATCGATCAGCACCAGTCAGTAATAGTGGTGCACACAATTTTACCAGCAGTGACAATACAATGATGAATCAATCAGCACCAGCTGGTAATAATGGTGTCCACAGGGCAAAGGATGATAAGCGTACCACTAATCCCAAGCCTGCACGGCCTCCTCCTAGTTCATCAAAACCTAATACATTTTGGACATTGTGTTCTCTCTGCAGAATGCAATATGAGTACCTTAGAACTTATCTGAACCATACACTTCTTTGCCCCAATTGCCATGAGCCTTTTCTTGCCTTTGAGACACCACCCCCACCTGCCTACACTCATGGCTCATACACTCCATGGACTGCCTACCAACAGAAACAGAGTTCAAATCAGCAGACAGGTCTACATACAACAAAGGAGAACACAGTTTCCTCTGGAAAGGATCCTGCTTCTACTCCAAATGCAGAACCAGCATGTTCTTCAGGTGTCGCCTCATTTAACCATGCAAATAATGCATCAGGATCATACTCTAAATCAGACAGTGTCAGGACTACAGCTTCAGCTTCTTCATGTGCTCAATCTACTCATGGGTTTCAGCCAACATATGAGAAATTGGAGAGAGAACATAAGGAGGCAAAAACAACAGCCATGAAAGAGCCGACTCTTCCGAGGAAAACTACTGTTTCTAAGAAAAGTGGTGGGTTAGCTACTGGAGCTTCTAATATTGGTTCCAGTTCTGTATTCAAAGGAGAGAGCCCTGTTAAAAGAAGGCGCATAAATGAATTTAGTCCAAATGACAGTAGAAGTCAGGGGACAAATCAAATGAGAATGGAAAATGGAGGAGCTGGGATCGGGAATCTACCTGGTTTTCAAAATTGTAATTCTGAAATGGGGAGGATCAATGCTTCTAGAAGTACTAGGCTTGATATTAGAAGAGAGCCATCACAGCTCGAAATCCGAAATATGCTTATGGAGAAGGCAAGGAGAGAACTTGTTAAGAAGCTGAGTGAATGGAGTTCAGCTGCTGAATCAAAGGCTTCGGTTCAAGAGgagcaagagaaagagaaagagaagccAAAAGCTGCGGTGAGTGGTAGAAAAAGTAATGCCAGCAAGCCTAGTGAGTCTGCAGATACCATTAACAGAATCTGGCCCAAGACATTGTCTGCTACCCTTCCTACTGACGCTGATGAAAACGAAACTGAACCCATGACGATGAGCGTTCCAGATCCTGATATTCATGATTTTGACAAAGACCGTACTGAACTTTCATTTGGTGAAAACCAAGTTTGGGCTgcttatgatgatgatgatgggatGCCTCGTTATTATGCTATGATTCATAGTGTGATATCATTGAAGCCATTCAAGTTGCGCATTAGTTGGCTAAATGCTAAAAGCAACACTGAACTGGCTCCACTCAACTGGGTTGTTTCTGGTTTTTCCAAGACCAGTGGGGAGTTTCGAATAGGTAAACAGATGGACAACGACTCTCTCAATTCTTTCTCCCACAAAGTAAAGTGGACAAAAGGGGTGAGGGGAAGAATCCAAATATATCCTAGAAAGGGAGACGTTTGGGCTCTTTATAGGAACTGGTCACCAGACTGGGATGAGCTTACCCCAGATGAAGTTATTCACAAGTATGAAATGGTGGAAGTAATCAAAGATTATAATGAGGATCAAGGAGTGGTCGTTGTGCCACTAGTCAAAGTTTCTGGTTTTAAGACGGTGTTTCACCAGCATTTGGACCCAAACAAAGTCAGGATGATTCCTCGAGAAGAGCTGTTTCGTTTCTCTCATCAGGTCCCATCATACTTGCTCACTGGTCAAGAAGCTGAAAATGCTCCCAAGGGTTGCCTGGAGCTTGACCCAGCAGCTACACCTGTGGAACTCCTTCAGGTAATAACAGATTTTAAGGAAGAAGAGACGGCAGTGACTTctgaaaaaggaaatgaagaagTGGAGGAAA TATCATATTCAGACCAAACAGTTTTTTGTCAAAATCTTGAGCATGCCCTCAAGTCTCTCAGCTGTACCTCCAACTTCGGATCAGTCTATCTCTTGCCTGTTTCTGCAATTTTTGAACAGTCTCTTGAATGTGCGACTTCTGAACACAGTTTTGAAG TTCCGCCATTGGAGGTGCCTTCCAATATGCCTGAGAAGCGATCGGATTGTGTTCATGGTGGCTTCATGAGTAAGGTAGAGGACGATCAGAGGCCTGCGCATGCTTCGCTATCCCGGCCTCTTCCGTCAAGGTCTGATACGTTTTGGGCGATGTGTAGTGGCTGCAAGATGGAGTATGAGTACCTCAAAACATTCCTCAAACACACCCTCATATGCGTCCATTGCCGTCAAGCTTTTGTTGCACTTGAGTCACCGCCCTCCTCTCCTGTATCCAGAGCCGGGAGAACGAAGAGAAAGCGTGTACATGATCATAAATCGGATACAGAGCGAAGATGGGAGATGGGTCCTTCTCGATTTCAAATGGGTTGTTGTGATTCCTTTTCTGCAAGGGAGTTATCGGAGATTCAGGCTCGAAATATTCTTGTGCAGAAGTCTCGGAGAGAAATATCGAAGAAGATGAGAGAATGGGCCGCAGGCTGCTCGGACTGCACTGATACAGCTACTGTTTCAATGGCTTTAGGCCATGGGAGGATCGGGAAAAGGTTTTATGCCATGATGATGAGCGTTACAGAGCTGGATATTCATGATTTCGACAAGCATCGGACGGAGAAGTGCTTCCGCGAAAACCAAGTTTGGGCTGCTTACGACAATGGCGACGGGATGCCCCGCTGTTACGCTATCGTTCATAGCGTGGAATCATTGGAACCCTTCAGAATTCGTATCAGTTGGCTGAATACTAAGAGCAGAAGCACTGAAATGGCGTCAGTCAACTGGGTTTGCTCCGGATTTATGAAAACCAGTGGGGATTTCCAGGTTGGGAAGCTTGTGGATTACGACTCTCTGATTTCTTTCTCACACAGGGTCAAGTGGACGAAAGTGGGGGGAGGAGCCATTCGAATATACCCGAGAAAGGGGGAGGTTTGGGCTGTTTACCGGAACTGGTCGCCGGACTGGAACGAGCTCACCCCAGATGAAGTGATTCAGAAATACAATGTGGTGGAAGTGATTATGGGAGATTATGAGTGGGATCATCGTCATGGAGGGGTGGCGGTCATTCCGTTGGTGAAGGTTTCGGGGTTTAAGGCGGTGTTTCATCGCCACCTGGACCCCAACGCCGTGAGGATGATTCCTAGAGAGGAGCTGTTTCGATTCTCTCATCAGGTGCCGTCTGTCGTGCTTACTGGCCGAGAAGCTGAAAATGCTCCCAAGGGTTGCCGGGAGCTGGACCCGGCGGCTACGCCATTGGAGCTTCTTGAGGTGATTACAGTTTCAGAGGAGGAAGAGAGCGTAAGGACTGCTGAATTAGACTAG
- the LOC117904804 gene encoding non-specific phospholipase C6, whose product MGKGFSTRGPPFSFIFFLFLTLSSVFQDAHLGAVAAQDQRIKTIVVLVMENRSFDHMLGWMKRSNSAINGVTGKECNPVSTKNPSEEAICFKDDAEYVDPDPGHSFVAVKQQVFGSGTTPSMIGFVEQALTMSKELSETVMKGFKPESVPVYAKLVEEFAVFDRWFSALPGPTQPNRLFVYSGTSHGAVSHVKENLIKGFPQKTIFDSLHANGKDFGIYFQEAPTIFFYRNMRQLKYSSKFRLYDLHFKKDAEKGKLPSLTVIEPRYFDIKILPANDDHPSHDVANGQKLVKQVYETLRASPQWNETLFIITYDEHGGFYDHVETPVDNVPSPDGNTGPAPDFFKFDRLGVRVPTIMVSPWIKKGTIVTRPNGPAENSEFEHSSIPATIKKMYNLPSNFLTHRDAWAGTFESVVGELTSPRTDCPETLPEVTPLRKTEADEDRQLSEFQNEIVQLAAVLKGDHHLTSFPDELFKNMTVKEGRDYVIGAVARFKTASRQAFIMGADESAIVDMRSSLTTQPSVHY is encoded by the exons ATGGGGAAGGGGTTCAGTACCAGAGGGCCtcccttttccttcattttctttctgtttCTCACACTTTCAAGTGTTTTCCAAGATGCCCATTTGGGTGCGGTTGCAGCACAGGACCAACGCATCAAGACCATTGTGGTCTTGGTTATGGAGAACAGGTCCTTCGATCACATGCTTGGATGGATGAAGAGATCCAACTCAGCAATCAATGGAGTCACAGGCAAAGAATGCAACCCAGTTTCTACCAAGAATCCATCCGAAGAAGCAATCTGCTTCAAAGATGATGCAGAATATGTGGATCCAGATCCAGGTCACTCCTTTGTAGCAGTGAAACAGCAGGTGTTTGGCTCTGGCACCACTCCTTCAATGATTGGCTTTGTCGAACAAGCCCTCACCATGTCCAAAGAACTCTCTGAGACAGTCATGAAAGGCTTCAAGCCAGAATCAGTCCCAGTTTACGCCAAGCTGGTGGAGGAATTTGCAGTTTTTGACAGATGGTTCTCTGCACTTCCTGGCCCAACACAACCCAACAGACTCTTTGTCTACTCTGGAACTTCCCATGGTGCTGTAAGCCATGTGAAGGAGAACTTGATAAAAGGTTTCCCACAAAAAACCATATTTGATTCACTCCATGCGAATGGTAAGGACTTTGGCATATACTTTCAAGAAGCCcccacaatatttttttataggaataTGAGGCAGCTCAAGTATTCCTCCAAGTTCCGCCTCTATGATTTGCACTTCAAGAAGGATGCTGAAAAGGGCAAGTTGCCCAGCCTAACAGTGATTGAGCCCAGGTACTTTGATATCAAGATATTGCCTGCAAACGATGATCACCCCTCTCATGATGTTGCCAATGGGCAGAAGCTTGTGAAGCAGGTGTACGAGACCTTGAGGGCCAGTCCTCAGTGGAATGAGACCCTTTTTATCATTACTTATGATGAGCATGGTGGATTCTATGATCATGTTGAAACCCCTGTAGACAATGTCCCTAGTCCTGATGGCAACACTGGCCCTGCTCCTGATTTCTTCAAGTTCGATCGCCTCGGGGTTCGGGTTCCTACAATCATGGTCTCTCCTTGGATCAAGAAAGGAACTA TTGTGACTCGCCCAAATGGGCCTGCTGAGAACTCCGAATTCGAGCACTCTTCCATCCCTGCCACCATCAAGAAAATGTACAACCTGCCATCGAACTTCTTGACTCACAGAGATGCTTGGGCCGGCACATTTGAGTCTGTCGTTGGGGAGTTAACTTCTCCCCGAACTGACTGCCCAG AGACCCTCCCAGAAGTGACTCCTCTGAGGAAAACAGAAGCAGATGAAGACCGGCAACTGTCTgagtttcaaaatgaaatagtCCAATTAGCAGCCGTTCTTAAGGGCGATCACCACTTGACCAGCTTCCCAGATGAGCTGTTCAAGAACATGACGGTGAAGGAAGGCCGTGATTATGTGATAGGAGCCGTTGCAAGGTTCAAAACAGCGAGCAGACAAGCCTTCATAATGGGGGCGGACGAGTCGGCCATTGTAGACATGAGGTCCTCCCTCACAACTCAACCTTCAGTCCACTATTAG
- the LOC117904855 gene encoding thylakoid lumenal 17.9 kDa protein, chloroplastic, giving the protein MCLCSLLSPSPPLSTHSTIKASFHLRIPTETSRNSNTRPFLLPNLLSFALTVSLASSPLSLALPSINSQSSLLPPTTPFSQSKNLQVGLENGKIRPCPSINPGCVSTNPKSSSFAFPLTIPEKYSDNAVQKLQETILKTQRNAKIQVVEDTPDGQYLRAEVDGGFGRDVMEFLVKRDVVAYRTMATKVTYVYPFTTALGDSKGQEERMKKIIDQLGWYAPSLDSMD; this is encoded by the exons ATGTGTTTGTGTAGTCTCCTCTCTCCTTCCCCCCCACTCTCCACACACTCAACAATCAAAGCTTCGTTTCACCTTCGAATCCCAACAGAAACTTCACGGAATTCCAACACAAGACCTTTTCTTCTACCCAATCTGCTCTCCTTTGCCCTCACTGTCAGCCTAGCTTCCTCACCACTTTCTCTTGCACTCCCTTCCATCAATTCTCAGTCCTCTCTGCTCCCACCCACCACTCCATTTTCACAATCTAAGAACTTGCAGGTTGGGTTAGAAAATGG GAAAATCAGGCCCTGTCCATCAATTAATCCGGGTTGTGTTTCAACAAACCCGAAATCTTCATCATTTGCATTCCCATTGACGATTCCTGAGAAGTATTCAGACAATGCCGTTCAG AAATTGCAAGAAACAATCCTAAAAACACAGAGAAATGCAAAGATTCAGGTGGTTGAAGACACTCCAGATG gcCAATATCTGAGAGCTGAGGTTGATGGAGGTTTTGGCAGAGACGTAATGGAGTTTTTGGTGAAAAGAGATGTGGTTGCTTATAGAACCATGGCCACAAAAGTAACATATGTGTACCCCTTCACCACAGCTCTAGGAGATTCAAAAGGACAAGAAGAAAGGATGAAGAAGATTATTGACCAGTTGGGATGGTATGCTCCAAGTTTGGATTCTATGGATTAG